The Nitrospira defluvii genome contains a region encoding:
- a CDS encoding heme-binding protein, with the protein MRYLIATLTGAAIAMSASAGYAESVADKRGLMLEGARQVIAATVSAARKADAPGGSIAVVDEGGNLLALERLDHTFAASANIAIGKARTAALFKKSTKVFEDAIKNGRTSMVTLGGDLQNFTPLQGGIPLEWEGKVVGAIGVSGAASAQQDEELAIVGAGSLGSMEMTGRNNGHVPLPVTYIESRRVSAAFENGTVLVGEDETMMHAARNYMVHASHRDKAGVVEIHEFDTDIVYVLKGSAQVITGGTPVGMKMIAPHEFRAPSVDGGETRRLVPGDVVIIPNGVPHWFKEVEAPFDYYVVKVR; encoded by the coding sequence ATGAGATACCTCATAGCAACCTTGACGGGAGCGGCCATTGCGATGTCGGCCTCCGCCGGTTACGCCGAATCGGTCGCTGACAAGCGTGGGCTCATGCTCGAGGGAGCCAGGCAAGTCATTGCGGCAACCGTCTCCGCGGCGCGCAAGGCTGATGCGCCGGGAGGATCCATTGCGGTGGTCGATGAGGGTGGGAATCTGTTGGCGCTTGAACGGTTGGACCACACGTTTGCCGCCAGCGCGAATATCGCGATCGGCAAGGCTCGCACCGCGGCGCTGTTCAAGAAATCGACGAAGGTATTCGAAGACGCGATCAAAAACGGCCGTACCTCGATGGTGACGCTCGGGGGCGACCTTCAAAACTTCACACCCCTGCAAGGCGGTATTCCGTTGGAATGGGAGGGCAAGGTGGTGGGAGCAATCGGCGTCAGCGGCGCGGCCAGCGCCCAGCAGGATGAGGAACTCGCGATCGTCGGTGCCGGGTCGCTGGGCTCGATGGAGATGACGGGCAGGAACAACGGGCATGTCCCGCTGCCGGTCACCTACATCGAGAGCCGGAGGGTGTCCGCGGCCTTTGAGAACGGTACGGTATTGGTCGGTGAAGACGAGACCATGATGCATGCCGCCAGGAACTACATGGTGCATGCCAGCCATCGCGATAAGGCCGGCGTCGTCGAGATCCATGAGTTCGACACGGACATTGTCTATGTCTTGAAGGGCTCGGCGCAGGTCATCACCGGCGGCACACCGGTCGGCATGAAGATGATTGCGCCGCATGAATTCCGCGCGCCTTCTGTGGACGGCGGTGAGACGAGGAGGCTCGTACCGGGCGATGTCGTGATTATTCCGAACGGGGTGCCGCACTGGTTTAAGGAAGTGGAGGCGCCGTTTGATTACTACGTGGTCAAGGTGCGGTAG
- a CDS encoding GlcG/HbpS family heme-binding protein produces the protein MIRSMVFAIAILGAMASTSQAQLIEKKALTLEGAKQIVAAAEAKAKVEGARVVIAVVDEGGNLLLLQRLDDTQVASVNVGIDKARTAAIFRRPSKVFEEQVRNGRVAALALHGAVPLQGGVPIVVEGKVIGAIGVSGETPGQDEDIAMAGASVAVSFTK, from the coding sequence ATGATCCGCTCGATGGTCTTCGCCATCGCCATTCTGGGTGCGATGGCCAGCACCTCGCAGGCCCAGCTGATCGAGAAGAAGGCGTTGACGCTGGAGGGCGCCAAACAGATTGTCGCCGCGGCGGAAGCCAAGGCAAAGGTGGAGGGGGCCAGGGTCGTGATTGCCGTGGTGGATGAAGGCGGGAACCTCCTCCTGCTTCAGCGGCTTGATGACACCCAAGTGGCCAGCGTAAACGTCGGCATCGATAAGGCGAGAACCGCCGCGATCTTCCGGCGACCGAGCAAAGTGTTTGAGGAGCAGGTCCGGAACGGGCGCGTGGCCGCGCTGGCGTTGCACGGAGCCGTGCCGTTACAGGGTGGTGTGCCGATCGTCGTCGAAGGAAAGGTGATCGGCGCCATCGGGGTGAGCGGAGAGACGCCGGGCCAGGATGAAGACATCGCCATGGCCGGTGCGTCGGTCGCCGTGTCGTTTACGAAGTAG